A window of the Henckelia pumila isolate YLH828 chromosome 3, ASM3356847v2, whole genome shotgun sequence genome harbors these coding sequences:
- the LOC140891296 gene encoding polyadenylate-binding protein-interacting protein 5-like — protein sequence MKPQLSTLNPHASSYIPLSKRVVVDKGKDMNLHLELQNDNEIVGLGHQPGNTHGQLRNVSSSYLPNASAFQDGEKWKDHHAGEIYASSSYYQNEMPERSKYDEESIMDLAYIQVIFPGISEESIFEAYRANRCDLDATVEMLNHLEHHHVDFSKKLPETLDIGDVPESSSSGGFT from the exons ATGAAGCCTCAATTATCCACTTTGAATCCCCATGCATCATCATACATACCACTATCAAAAAGAGTGGTTGTTGATAAGGGCAAGGATATGAATTTACATCTAGAATTGCAGAATGATAACGAGATTGTTGGGCTTGGTCATCAACCAGGTAATACACATGGACAACTCAGAAATGTGTCGAGTAGTTATTTACCTAATGCTAGTGCTTTCCAAGATGGTGAAAAATGGAAGGATCATCATGCTGGAGAGATTTATGCTTCGTCATCTTATTATCAAAATGAGATGCCCGAAAGGTCAAAATATGATGAAGAATCTATCATGGATTTAGCATATATTCAAGTGATATTTCCTGGAATATCAGAGGAGTCTATTTTTGAAGCCTATAGGGCCAATAGATGTGATTTAGATGCCACAGTTGAAATGCTGAATCATCTTGag CATCACCATGTAGATTTCTCTAAAAAGCTTCCTGAAACATTGGACATAGGTGATGTGCCAGAATCTAGTTCTTCTGGTGGCTTCACATAA